A DNA window from Sulfitobacter sp. BSw21498 contains the following coding sequences:
- a CDS encoding methyltransferase domain-containing protein, with protein sequence MHLDVQDLRNFYYRSALGRAAQHSLRTRMLELWPEAKGQTVVGFGFAAPLLRPYLADARRVMTLMPGPQGVMPWPAGMPNTSVLTEETLWPIETGHVDRLVLMHGLETSDRQGDLLEECWRVLGPGGRALFIVPNRAGFWARSDITPFGYGRPYSLGQLETQLRKHQFLPERQLGALYLMPSTRRAFRRSGPLFEKVGRHMPTIMAGGVFMVEVTKLVYPPKGKVARTPARRSIRVLEGVGAVTPAMV encoded by the coding sequence ATGCACCTTGATGTCCAAGACCTGCGCAATTTTTACTACCGCAGCGCCCTTGGTCGCGCGGCGCAGCATTCCCTGCGGACCCGCATGCTAGAGCTTTGGCCCGAGGCCAAGGGGCAGACCGTCGTGGGTTTCGGTTTCGCCGCCCCCTTGCTGCGTCCCTATCTTGCGGATGCGCGGCGGGTGATGACGTTGATGCCGGGGCCGCAAGGGGTGATGCCGTGGCCCGCCGGGATGCCCAATACTTCTGTCCTGACCGAGGAAACGCTGTGGCCGATTGAAACGGGACACGTTGACCGGCTGGTGCTGATGCACGGGTTAGAGACCTCGGACCGGCAGGGTGATCTGCTTGAGGAATGCTGGCGCGTGTTGGGGCCGGGTGGCAGGGCGCTGTTTATCGTGCCCAATCGCGCTGGCTTTTGGGCGCGCAGTGATATCACGCCGTTCGGCTATGGGCGGCCCTATTCGCTGGGGCAGTTGGAAACGCAGCTGCGCAAACACCAGTTTTTGCCAGAACGCCAGTTGGGTGCGCTTTATCTGATGCCCTCGACGCGGCGGGCCTTTCGCCGCTCTGGCCCGCTGTTTGAAAAGGTCGGACGGCACATGCCGACGATCATGGCGGGGGGCGTCTTTATGGTCGAGGTGACCAAGCTTGTGTATCCGCCCAAGGGCAAGGTCGCGCGGACGCCTGCGCGCCGGTCTATCCGCGTTCTTGAGGGGGTCGGCGCGGTAACGCCCGCAATGGTTTGA
- a CDS encoding F0F1 ATP synthase subunit delta has protein sequence MSETASISTGIAKRYATAVYELAQEAKALPQIEKDLDALQAALAESEDFRDLIHSPIYTREQQAASISAIAKKMDLSQTLASTLELMANKRRLFVLPQLVQNLRDIIAVEKGEVTADVISAKALTKAQSEKLSKSLAATTGKKVTLNATVDDSLIGGLIVKVGSKMIDTSIRAKLNSLQNVMKEVG, from the coding sequence GTGTCCGAAACAGCATCAATCTCTACAGGTATCGCAAAACGCTATGCGACCGCCGTGTACGAGCTGGCCCAAGAGGCCAAAGCCCTTCCCCAGATCGAGAAAGATCTTGATGCGCTGCAAGCCGCATTGGCCGAAAGCGAAGATTTCCGCGATCTGATCCATTCGCCGATCTACACGCGCGAACAGCAAGCTGCGTCGATCAGTGCCATCGCCAAAAAGATGGACCTGTCCCAAACGCTGGCAAGCACGCTGGAACTGATGGCCAACAAGCGCCGTCTGTTCGTCCTGCCGCAGCTGGTCCAGAACCTGCGCGACATCATCGCCGTCGAAAAGGGCGAAGTAACTGCTGATGTGATTTCGGCCAAGGCGCTGACCAAGGCGCAGTCCGAAAAATTGTCCAAGTCGCTCGCCGCGACCACAGGCAAAAAAGTAACGTTGAATGCGACCGTTGATGACTCCCTCATTGGCGGTCTTATCGTAAAAGTGGGCTCTAAGATGATCGACACGTCGATCCGCGCAAAGCTCAATTCCCTCCAGAATGTAATGAAAGAGGTCGGATAA
- the atpA gene encoding F0F1 ATP synthase subunit alpha produces the protein MGIQAAEISAILKDQIKNFGQEAEVAEVGRVLSVGDGIARVYGLDNVQAGEMVEFPGGIMGMALNLETDNVGVVIFGSDRDIKEGDTVKRTNSIVDVPIGNGLLGRVVDGLGNPIDGKGPIESTERGLADVKAPGIIPRKSVHEPMATGLKSVDAMIPVGRGQRELIIGDRQTGKTAVALDAILNQQQINDAAGDDESKKMYCVYVAIGQKRSTVAQLVKKLEETGAIDYSIVVAATASEPAPMQYLAPYSATAMAEFFRDNGRHALIIYDDLSKQAVSYRQMSLLLRRPPGREAYPGDVFYLHSRLLERSAKLGDAAGNGSLTALPIIETQGGDVSAFIPTNVISITDGQIFLETELFYQGIRPAVNTGLSVSRVGSSAQTKAMSSVAGPVKLSLAQYREMAAFAQFGSDLDASTQQLLNRGARLTELMKQPQYSPLTNAEIVCVIYAGTNGYLDKVAVKEVGRFEAGLLAHLRSKHADLMDDITNNDRKVKGELEDKIKAAIDSFAADFA, from the coding sequence ATGGGTATCCAAGCTGCAGAGATTTCTGCGATCCTGAAAGACCAGATCAAGAACTTTGGTCAAGAAGCAGAAGTTGCCGAAGTTGGCCGCGTTCTGTCCGTTGGTGATGGTATCGCTCGCGTGTATGGTCTGGACAACGTCCAAGCCGGCGAGATGGTCGAATTCCCCGGCGGCATCATGGGCATGGCCTTGAACCTCGAGACAGACAACGTCGGTGTTGTTATCTTCGGTTCCGACCGTGACATCAAAGAAGGCGACACGGTCAAGCGCACGAACTCCATCGTGGACGTGCCAATCGGCAACGGCCTGCTGGGTCGTGTTGTTGACGGTCTGGGTAACCCCATCGACGGCAAAGGCCCCATCGAGTCCACAGAGCGTGGCCTTGCGGACGTCAAAGCCCCCGGCATTATCCCGCGGAAATCGGTTCACGAGCCAATGGCGACTGGTCTGAAATCCGTTGATGCGATGATCCCCGTCGGCCGTGGCCAGCGCGAATTGATTATTGGTGACCGTCAAACTGGTAAAACTGCCGTTGCTCTGGACGCGATCCTGAACCAACAGCAGATCAACGACGCCGCAGGCGACGACGAGAGCAAGAAAATGTACTGCGTGTACGTTGCGATCGGCCAAAAGCGTTCGACTGTTGCTCAGCTGGTTAAAAAGCTCGAAGAAACAGGCGCGATCGACTATTCCATCGTTGTTGCTGCGACTGCGTCCGAGCCTGCGCCTATGCAGTACCTCGCACCATATTCCGCAACAGCTATGGCCGAATTCTTCCGCGACAACGGCCGTCACGCGCTGATCATCTATGATGACCTTTCCAAGCAAGCCGTGTCCTACCGCCAGATGTCCCTGCTGCTGCGTCGTCCGCCCGGGCGTGAAGCGTACCCAGGTGACGTTTTCTATCTCCACTCCCGTCTGCTCGAGCGTTCGGCGAAATTGGGCGATGCTGCAGGCAACGGCTCTTTGACAGCTCTGCCGATCATCGAAACCCAAGGTGGCGACGTTTCCGCGTTTATTCCAACCAACGTGATCTCGATCACCGATGGTCAGATCTTCTTGGAAACCGAATTGTTCTACCAAGGTATCCGTCCTGCTGTGAACACCGGTCTGTCGGTTTCGCGGGTTGGTTCGTCTGCTCAGACCAAAGCGATGTCGTCTGTTGCTGGTCCGGTTAAACTGTCCTTGGCTCAGTACCGCGAAATGGCGGCCTTTGCTCAGTTCGGTTCCGACCTTGACGCCTCCACACAGCAGTTGCTGAACCGTGGTGCGCGCCTGACAGAGCTGATGAAGCAGCCTCAGTATTCCCCACTGACCAACGCGGAAATCGTCTGCGTGATCTATGCGGGTACAAACGGCTACCTTGACAAAGTTGCCGTCAAGGAAGTTGGCCGTTTCGAAGCAGGCCTGCTGGCACATCTGCGCAGCAAGCACGCTGACCTGATGGATGACATCACCAACAACGACCGCAAGGTGAAGGGTGAGCTGGAAGACAAGATCAAAGCTGCCATCGATTCTTTCGCCGCTGACTTCGCTTAA
- a CDS encoding F0F1 ATP synthase subunit gamma, whose amino-acid sequence MPNLKDLKNRIASVKSTRKITKAMQMVAAAKLRRAQDAAEQSRPYTERFNAVMSRLAASVGGSDTAPKLLSGTGSDQVHLLVVMTAERGLCGGFNANIAKLAKAHARGLIAKGKEVKILTVGKKGRDSIRRDFAGLLVGHVDLSDVKRLGYADAQGIAKDVLGRFDAGEYDIATIFYSKFVNVVSQIPTAQQIIPATFEETEGADEAATLFDYEPSEEAILADLLPRGVATAIFSALLENAASEQGARMSAMDNATRNAGEMIDDLTIEYNRSRQAVITNELIEIISGAEAL is encoded by the coding sequence ATGCCAAACCTCAAGGATCTAAAAAACCGGATCGCGTCGGTCAAATCGACCCGCAAGATCACGAAAGCCATGCAAATGGTTGCCGCGGCGAAACTTCGCCGCGCGCAGGACGCTGCCGAGCAGTCCCGCCCCTACACAGAGCGTTTTAACGCTGTGATGTCGCGGTTGGCTGCTTCGGTAGGTGGGTCTGACACCGCCCCCAAGCTGCTGAGCGGCACGGGGTCGGATCAGGTTCATCTGTTGGTTGTCATGACCGCTGAACGTGGCCTGTGCGGTGGCTTTAACGCCAACATCGCCAAGCTTGCCAAAGCCCATGCCCGTGGCCTGATCGCCAAGGGTAAGGAGGTCAAAATCTTGACCGTTGGCAAGAAGGGCCGCGACAGCATCCGTCGTGACTTTGCAGGCCTATTGGTCGGTCACGTTGACCTCAGCGACGTCAAGCGCCTTGGCTATGCCGATGCGCAGGGGATCGCCAAGGACGTACTTGGCCGTTTTGACGCGGGTGAATATGACATCGCCACGATCTTCTATTCAAAGTTCGTGAACGTTGTCAGCCAGATCCCGACGGCACAGCAGATCATCCCGGCGACCTTCGAAGAGACCGAAGGCGCGGACGAGGCGGCGACACTGTTCGACTACGAGCCCAGCGAAGAAGCCATTTTGGCCGACCTGCTGCCGCGCGGCGTTGCAACGGCGATCTTCTCGGCTCTGCTGGAAAACGCGGCCTCTGAACAGGGGGCCCGGATGTCGGCAATGGACAACGCGACACGGAACGCGGGTGAGATGATCGATGATCTGACCATCGAGTATAACCGTTCGCGTCAGGCCGTCATCACCAACGAGCTGATCGAAATCATTTCCGGCGCGGAAGCGCTGTAG
- the atpD gene encoding F0F1 ATP synthase subunit beta has product MANAVGKITQVIGAVVDVQFEDHLPEILNAVVTENHGKKLILEVAQHLGENTVRTIAMDATEGLVRGQKVTDTGDQIRVPVGTATLGRIMNVTGDAVDEKGPVATSETRAIHGQAPSFSEQSTATEILVTGIKVIDLMAPYTKGGKIGLFGGAGVGKTVLIMELINNIAKVHSGLSVFAGVGERTREGNDLYHEMIESGVIVPDDLEKSKIALVYGQMNEPPGARMRVALSGLTLAEQFRDESGSDVLFFVDNIFRFTQAGSEVSALLGRIPSAVGYQPTLATDMGAMQERIASTKAGSITSVQAVYVPADDLTDPAPATSFAHLDATTVLDRAISEKGIYPAVDPLGSTSRLMDPSIVGEEHYNVARDVQGILQRYKSLQDIIAILGMDELSEDDKMTVTRARKIERFLSQPFDVAKVFTGADGKQVPLEETIQSFKAVVAGEYDHLPEGAFYMVGGIEDVKAKAEKMAADAA; this is encoded by the coding sequence ATGGCAAATGCAGTCGGCAAAATCACACAAGTCATCGGCGCCGTCGTCGATGTGCAGTTCGAGGATCACCTGCCAGAGATCCTCAACGCTGTTGTAACTGAAAACCACGGCAAGAAACTGATCCTCGAAGTGGCTCAGCACCTTGGCGAGAACACCGTGCGTACCATCGCGATGGATGCGACCGAAGGTCTTGTTCGCGGTCAAAAAGTAACAGACACGGGCGACCAAATCCGCGTTCCCGTTGGCACGGCCACACTTGGCCGTATTATGAATGTTACCGGCGATGCCGTTGACGAAAAGGGCCCCGTTGCCACGTCAGAAACCCGTGCGATCCACGGCCAAGCGCCTAGCTTTTCCGAGCAATCAACCGCGACGGAAATTCTTGTGACAGGCATCAAGGTTATCGACCTGATGGCACCATACACTAAGGGCGGCAAGATCGGCCTGTTCGGCGGTGCTGGTGTTGGCAAAACGGTTCTGATCATGGAACTGATCAACAACATCGCCAAAGTGCACTCTGGTCTGTCCGTTTTCGCGGGCGTGGGCGAACGTACGCGTGAGGGTAACGATCTTTATCACGAGATGATCGAATCCGGCGTTATTGTTCCGGACGATCTGGAAAAATCCAAAATTGCGCTGGTCTACGGCCAGATGAACGAACCTCCCGGTGCGCGTATGCGTGTTGCTTTGTCCGGCCTGACACTGGCCGAACAATTCCGCGATGAATCCGGCAGCGACGTTTTGTTCTTTGTCGATAACATCTTCCGCTTCACGCAAGCGGGCTCCGAGGTTTCGGCTTTGCTTGGCCGTATCCCTTCTGCTGTTGGCTACCAGCCAACACTCGCAACCGACATGGGTGCGATGCAAGAGCGTATTGCTTCGACAAAAGCGGGTTCTATTACGTCGGTTCAGGCCGTTTACGTTCCTGCGGATGACCTTACCGACCCTGCGCCTGCAACATCGTTTGCGCACCTCGATGCGACAACCGTGCTGGATCGTGCGATCTCGGAAAAGGGTATTTACCCTGCCGTTGATCCGCTCGGCTCCACATCGCGTTTGATGGACCCGTCCATCGTTGGCGAAGAGCACTATAACGTTGCACGTGACGTTCAGGGTATCCTTCAGCGGTATAAGTCGCTTCAGGATATCATCGCGATCTTGGGTATGGACGAATTGTCAGAAGACGACAAAATGACCGTGACCCGTGCGCGTAAAATCGAACGTTTCCTTAGCCAGCCTTTCGACGTAGCCAAGGTGTTCACCGGTGCTGACGGTAAGCAGGTTCCATTGGAAGAAACCATTCAATCGTTCAAGGCGGTTGTCGCTGGTGAGTATGATCACTTGCCTGAAGGTGCCTTCTATATGGTTGGTGGCATCGAAGACGTTAAAGCGAAAGCTGAAAAAATGGCGGCTGACGCCGCTTAA
- a CDS encoding F0F1 ATP synthase subunit epsilon → MADTMQFDLVSPERRLASMQVTAVQIPGADGDMTAMPDHAPTITTLRPGVLRVDGPEGTAEYVVTGGFAEISFDGVSVLAERAVPKGDMTQEHLDEMIAEAKAMYTTAKEGFVNEPGPVDDAAKLLSDMVAMGDEIGLSSKQPSL, encoded by the coding sequence ATGGCAGACACAATGCAATTCGACCTCGTTTCGCCCGAGCGGCGGCTGGCCTCGATGCAGGTGACGGCCGTTCAGATTCCGGGTGCGGACGGGGATATGACAGCAATGCCTGATCATGCCCCCACCATCACCACGCTGCGCCCCGGTGTGCTGCGTGTTGATGGCCCGGAAGGCACTGCTGAGTATGTGGTAACCGGCGGCTTCGCTGAAATTTCGTTTGATGGGGTGTCGGTTCTGGCCGAACGCGCCGTGCCTAAGGGTGACATGACCCAAGAGCATCTGGACGAAATGATCGCCGAAGCAAAAGCCATGTACACAACGGCAAAAGAAGGTTTCGTGAATGAACCTGGCCCCGTAGATGACGCAGCTAAACTGCTGTCTGATATGGTTGCCATGGGGGACGAAATCGGCTTGTCGAGCAAGCAACCCAGCCTCTGA
- a CDS encoding H-type lectin domain-containing protein, translating to MNASSVGVDSGEAVLFSDFQDGGEMWTGKGQRERRNSISFSTPYRDIPTVHTSLALWDVDNATVMRADLRAENLTNEGFELVFRTWGDTRIARVRASWMAIGPLSPQDDWEL from the coding sequence ATGAATGCAAGTAGTGTAGGTGTCGACAGCGGAGAGGCTGTTTTGTTTTCCGACTTTCAAGATGGCGGCGAAATGTGGACAGGGAAGGGCCAGCGCGAGCGGCGCAACTCGATCAGCTTTTCTACACCGTACCGCGATATCCCAACTGTACACACGTCCCTCGCGTTGTGGGACGTGGATAACGCGACAGTTATGCGCGCAGATCTACGAGCAGAGAATTTGACAAACGAGGGATTTGAACTGGTGTTCCGCACCTGGGGCGATACGCGTATCGCGCGCGTTAGGGCGTCTTGGATGGCCATTGGGCCATTGTCACCGCAAGACGACTGGGAGCTGTAA
- a CDS encoding ribose-phosphate pyrophosphokinase produces MAQTTEPKLISGNANMPLAKAIARRMSLHRGVNVGLVDARVERFNDGEIFVEVYENVRGEDMFIIQPTSNPANDNLMELLIMADALRRSSAARVTAVLPYFGYARQDRRTKARTPITAKMVANMMVGSGIERILTMDLHAAQIQGFFDIPVDNLYASPVFALDIQNEFKGRMDDLMVISPDVGGVARARELAKRINSPLAIVDKRREKAGEIAEMTVIGDVTDKVCLIVDDICDTAGTLCKAAEVLLENGAKEVHSYISHGVMSGPAVERISNSVMKSLVITDSIAPTPAVKQAANIRIVPTAPIFAQAILNIWNGTSVSSLFDADTLEPIYDGMYKPG; encoded by the coding sequence ATGGCTCAAACCACCGAACCCAAACTGATCTCAGGTAACGCGAACATGCCGTTGGCCAAAGCCATCGCACGGCGGATGTCGCTGCATCGGGGGGTCAACGTAGGGCTGGTCGACGCACGTGTCGAACGGTTCAATGACGGCGAAATCTTTGTCGAAGTTTACGAAAACGTCCGCGGCGAGGATATGTTCATCATCCAGCCGACGTCGAACCCCGCCAACGACAACCTGATGGAACTGCTGATCATGGCCGACGCGCTGCGCCGGTCATCCGCCGCGCGTGTCACAGCGGTTCTACCCTATTTCGGCTACGCTCGTCAGGACCGTCGCACCAAAGCGCGCACACCGATCACGGCCAAGATGGTCGCGAATATGATGGTAGGCAGTGGCATTGAACGCATCCTGACAATGGATCTGCACGCCGCACAGATTCAGGGATTTTTCGATATTCCCGTCGACAACCTTTATGCGTCGCCCGTGTTTGCGCTGGACATCCAGAACGAATTCAAGGGTCGCATGGATGACCTGATGGTCATTTCCCCCGATGTGGGCGGCGTTGCCCGCGCGCGTGAATTGGCCAAACGCATCAACTCCCCTCTCGCTATCGTGGACAAGCGCCGCGAGAAGGCAGGCGAGATTGCGGAAATGACCGTGATCGGCGATGTGACCGACAAGGTTTGCCTGATTGTGGACGATATTTGCGACACCGCCGGCACCCTGTGCAAAGCGGCCGAAGTATTGCTCGAGAATGGCGCGAAGGAAGTGCACTCCTACATCAGCCACGGCGTGATGTCCGGCCCTGCGGTTGAACGTATCAGCAATTCCGTGATGAAGTCGCTGGTCATCACTGACAGCATCGCCCCCACACCGGCGGTAAAGCAGGCCGCTAACATTCGGATCGTGCCCACGGCACCGATCTTTGCGCAAGCGATCCTGAATATCTGGAACGGCACGTCTGTCTCGTCGCTGTTCGACGCCGACACGCTCGAACCGATCTATGACGGCATGTACAAGCCGGGCTAA
- a CDS encoding 2-hydroxychromene-2-carboxylate isomerase, with protein sequence MAHIDYFFATLSPYAYLAGNRLEEIAAKHGATITYKPFDLITAFGRTGGQPPKDRHPSRQEYRAIELPRQAKKLGLPFNLKPAHWPTNGAPSSYAIIAAQNEGGDVGKLCQLFMTAVWAEERDIAEDEVVRDCLEKAGFDPALADKGLLQGADTYARNLEEAVEKGVFGAPFYILDDTHKFWGQDRLDDLDLVMAGKL encoded by the coding sequence ATGGCCCATATCGACTATTTTTTTGCGACACTTTCACCATATGCCTATTTGGCAGGAAACCGGCTGGAAGAAATTGCCGCCAAACACGGGGCGACGATTACCTATAAACCTTTCGATTTGATTACCGCTTTTGGGCGGACTGGTGGGCAACCGCCCAAGGACCGGCACCCGTCGCGGCAGGAATACCGCGCGATTGAACTGCCGCGTCAGGCCAAGAAACTGGGATTGCCGTTCAACCTCAAGCCCGCGCATTGGCCAACCAACGGCGCGCCTTCATCCTATGCGATCATCGCTGCACAGAACGAAGGCGGCGATGTGGGTAAGCTGTGCCAGCTCTTCATGACCGCCGTTTGGGCCGAGGAACGTGATATTGCCGAAGACGAAGTCGTCCGCGATTGCCTTGAAAAGGCGGGCTTTGATCCCGCGCTGGCCGACAAAGGGTTGCTACAAGGCGCCGATACCTATGCCCGAAATCTGGAGGAAGCCGTCGAAAAGGGCGTCTTTGGTGCGCCTTTCTATATCCTCGATGACACCCACAAGTTCTGGGGGCAGGACCGGTTGGACGACCTTGACCTCGTGATGGCGGGCAAACTGTGA
- a CDS encoding alpha/beta fold hydrolase, whose product MSSALFTRRFGHGPRQALAIHCTLAHSGAWRGVGEALADDLTLLCCDLPSHGKSDDWDGQGDIHQRSTDMVRDSLTEPTDIIGHSFGATIGLRIAIENPELVRSLTMIEPVYFAAALADDPARVAAGDRNSGGFDAAFDAGDRMEAARIFNTGWGDGSGWEKTPEKLRQYMADRIHYVPASQPFLRDDNAGLLQPGRFARATMPVLLIDGGASGDMVDAISTSIARRLPNVTRKAIDGAGHMAPITHPQAVSSEIRRFLATV is encoded by the coding sequence GTGAGTTCAGCCTTGTTTACCCGCCGTTTCGGTCATGGCCCACGTCAGGCGCTGGCGATCCATTGCACATTGGCCCATTCCGGCGCTTGGCGCGGCGTGGGCGAAGCGCTGGCAGACGATCTGACACTTTTGTGCTGCGATCTACCGTCACACGGTAAATCCGATGACTGGGACGGGCAGGGCGACATACATCAACGCTCGACCGATATGGTGCGGGATTCGCTGACCGAACCTACTGACATCATTGGCCATTCCTTCGGTGCGACGATCGGTCTGCGGATTGCGATCGAAAACCCTGAACTGGTGCGCAGCCTGACGATGATCGAACCGGTTTATTTCGCCGCAGCACTTGCCGATGATCCGGCGCGGGTGGCCGCGGGGGATCGTAACTCCGGCGGGTTCGACGCAGCGTTTGACGCAGGCGACCGGATGGAGGCGGCGCGCATCTTTAACACCGGCTGGGGTGACGGCAGCGGATGGGAAAAGACGCCCGAAAAGCTGCGTCAGTATATGGCGGACCGTATCCACTATGTGCCCGCCAGCCAGCCGTTCTTGCGTGATGACAATGCCGGGCTGCTTCAGCCTGGCAGGTTCGCACGCGCCACGATGCCGGTGCTGTTGATCGACGGCGGTGCGTCGGGCGATATGGTTGACGCGATCAGCACATCCATTGCACGACGTCTGCCGAATGTGACACGCAAGGCGATTGACGGGGCAGGGCACATGGCCCCGATCACCCACCCGCAGGCTGTTTCATCTGAAATCCGTCGCTTTTTGGCGACTGTTTAG
- a CDS encoding threonine aldolase family protein, producing the protein MFFASDNAGPVHPHIMNRLAQANSGHAMPYGNDAIMDEVRDAIRTAFEAPEAAVYLVATGTAANALALACYTQPWQTIFCSVTSHIHEDECNAPEFYAGAAKLTVVETDDKMTPEALIRAIEKHPNGNVHGAQRGPVSITQVTERGSVHSLEELNALTAVAKRYDLPVHLDGARFANALVALGCTPAEMTWKAGVDVVSFGGTKNGCMGVEAVIFFDPAKAWEFELRRKRGAHLFSKHRFLSAQMAGYLQDDLWRATATQANDNARYLADGLRAAGATMLHEPDANMIFAKWPRRIHQKLQAAGAKYYVMDGPLDSGDPDAPLSARLVCDWSIGTKAIDQFLSHF; encoded by the coding sequence ATGTTTTTTGCCTCTGACAACGCGGGCCCTGTCCATCCCCACATCATGAACCGTCTGGCGCAGGCGAACAGCGGCCACGCGATGCCCTATGGCAATGATGCGATCATGGACGAGGTTCGCGACGCGATCCGCACGGCATTCGAGGCCCCCGAAGCTGCCGTCTATCTGGTCGCCACCGGTACCGCTGCCAACGCCTTGGCTCTAGCCTGCTATACCCAGCCGTGGCAGACAATCTTTTGCTCTGTGACCTCGCATATCCACGAAGACGAATGTAACGCGCCCGAATTCTATGCCGGCGCTGCAAAACTGACCGTGGTTGAAACAGACGATAAGATGACCCCCGAGGCGCTGATACGGGCCATCGAAAAGCACCCAAACGGCAATGTGCATGGCGCGCAGCGCGGCCCGGTGTCGATCACCCAAGTGACAGAACGCGGTTCCGTTCATTCGCTAGAGGAGTTGAACGCGTTGACCGCCGTTGCCAAACGCTATGACCTGCCGGTGCATCTGGACGGGGCGCGGTTTGCCAATGCGCTGGTTGCCTTGGGCTGCACCCCGGCAGAGATGACGTGGAAAGCGGGCGTCGATGTCGTCAGCTTTGGCGGCACCAAGAACGGCTGCATGGGTGTCGAGGCAGTGATCTTCTTTGACCCCGCCAAAGCGTGGGAATTCGAGCTGCGGCGCAAACGCGGTGCGCATCTGTTTTCCAAGCACCGTTTCCTGTCAGCACAGATGGCGGGCTATCTGCAGGACGATCTGTGGAGGGCGACCGCCACGCAAGCCAATGACAATGCGCGCTATCTGGCGGACGGACTGCGCGCTGCGGGCGCGACAATGTTGCATGAACCCGACGCCAACATGATCTTTGCCAAATGGCCTCGCCGCATTCACCAAAAGTTGCAAGCTGCGGGAGCCAAATACTATGTCATGGACGGCCCGCTGGACAGTGGTGATCCAGACGCGCCTTTGTCTGCGCGGCTGGTCTGTGACTGGTCGATCGGCACAAAGGCCATCGACCAGTTTCTATCGCATTTCTAA
- a CDS encoding YcgN family cysteine cluster protein → MTDPIATKGLAKRFWEKKPLTKMSKDEWEALCDGCGKCCLNKLEDEDTEEVALTRVACRLLDDATCRCSHYENRHQFVPDCIVLKPENLDTHAYWMPLTCAYRLLWQGKPLYDWHPLISGDPDSVHRAGISVQNKTVSEFDTPFEEWEDHIIEEPT, encoded by the coding sequence ATGACTGATCCGATTGCAACCAAAGGCCTCGCCAAACGGTTTTGGGAAAAGAAACCGCTGACCAAGATGTCAAAAGACGAATGGGAAGCCTTGTGTGACGGCTGCGGTAAATGCTGCCTGAACAAGCTCGAAGACGAGGACACAGAGGAGGTCGCCCTGACCCGTGTGGCGTGTCGTTTGCTGGATGACGCGACCTGCCGCTGCAGCCACTACGAAAACCGGCACCAGTTCGTGCCTGACTGCATCGTGCTCAAGCCCGAAAACCTTGATACCCACGCCTATTGGATGCCCCTGACCTGCGCCTACCGGCTGCTGTGGCAGGGTAAACCACTGTATGATTGGCACCCGTTGATCAGCGGTGATCCCGACAGTGTGCATCGCGCCGGTATTTCTGTGCAAAACAAGACTGTCTCGGAATTCGACACCCCGTTCGAAGAATGGGAAGACCACATCATCGAGGAGCCCACCTGA